A genome region from Labilibaculum antarcticum includes the following:
- a CDS encoding aminoacyl-histidine dipeptidase translates to MSKEILSLEPKAIWENFYSLTQIPRPSKHEDAIQDFMMKFGQDLGLETIKDAIGNIIIKKPATPGFENRKGVVLQGHLDMVPQKNADTDHDFTKDPIETLIDGDWVTAKGTTLGADNGMGVAAAMAVLQATDIKHGPVEALFTADEETGMTGAFGLKNDVLDGDILLNMDSEDEGELYVGCAGGIDANVTFKYKEDKLEKGYVGYKLYMKGLKGGHSGMEIILGRGNSNKLLFRFLKVATKKYKLRMSSVDGGSLRNAIPRESFAIVAVPERYTEKFLAGVAEYEAIYKAELSAVEPNLTLIAEPTDTPKNVFKNKGQKNLINAIYACPNGVIRMSDAMPGLVETSSNLARVVSEDGVVTIQALLRSSVNTAKDDLGQAFVSTFVLAGGKVKLQGEYPGWKPNMDSPILKTMQEVYNNKYGKIPETKAIHAGLECGLLGAVYPHWDMISFGPTIRFPHSPDEKVKIDTVVRFWDFLVETLKNIPIK, encoded by the coding sequence ATGAGCAAAGAAATTTTAAGCCTCGAACCTAAGGCTATTTGGGAAAACTTTTATTCATTAACACAAATACCACGCCCATCGAAGCACGAAGATGCAATTCAGGATTTCATGATGAAATTCGGACAAGATTTGGGATTGGAAACGATTAAAGATGCTATTGGAAATATCATCATAAAAAAACCAGCCACTCCAGGTTTCGAAAATCGAAAAGGAGTAGTATTGCAAGGTCACCTGGATATGGTACCTCAAAAAAATGCCGATACTGATCACGATTTCACAAAAGATCCTATTGAGACTTTAATTGATGGAGATTGGGTAACTGCAAAAGGAACCACTCTTGGAGCCGATAACGGAATGGGAGTTGCTGCTGCAATGGCTGTTCTTCAGGCAACTGATATCAAGCATGGTCCTGTTGAGGCTTTATTTACCGCTGACGAAGAAACTGGTATGACTGGTGCTTTCGGTCTTAAAAATGATGTTTTAGATGGTGATATCCTTCTAAACATGGATTCGGAAGATGAAGGCGAATTATATGTTGGTTGTGCCGGTGGTATCGATGCCAATGTTACTTTCAAATACAAAGAAGATAAGCTTGAAAAAGGATATGTTGGCTACAAGCTATACATGAAAGGCTTAAAAGGCGGTCACTCAGGAATGGAGATCATTTTAGGTCGTGGAAACTCAAACAAATTGTTATTCCGCTTTTTAAAAGTGGCAACTAAAAAATACAAATTAAGAATGTCTTCTGTCGACGGTGGATCATTGCGTAATGCGATTCCTCGTGAGTCGTTTGCAATTGTTGCTGTTCCAGAAAGATATACCGAAAAATTCCTTGCCGGAGTTGCTGAATACGAAGCTATTTACAAAGCAGAATTATCTGCAGTAGAGCCTAACTTAACACTTATTGCTGAGCCAACCGATACTCCAAAGAATGTATTCAAAAACAAAGGCCAGAAAAACTTAATCAACGCTATTTACGCTTGTCCAAACGGTGTTATTCGCATGAGCGATGCTATGCCTGGATTGGTTGAAACATCAAGTAATCTTGCACGTGTGGTAAGTGAAGACGGTGTTGTTACCATTCAAGCTTTATTGCGTTCATCAGTAAATACTGCAAAAGACGATTTGGGACAAGCATTTGTTTCGACTTTTGTATTGGCTGGTGGTAAAGTAAAATTACAAGGTGAATATCCAGGATGGAAACCAAATATGGATTCTCCAATCTTGAAAACCATGCAGGAAGTGTACAACAACAAGTACGGCAAGATTCCTGAAACCAAAGCTATTCACGCTGGTTTAGAGTGTGGTTTATTAGGAGCTGTTTACCCTCATTGGGATATGATTTCTTTCGGACCAACTATCCGTTTCCCTCACTCTCCAGATGAGAAAGTAAAAATTGATACTGTTGTTAGATTCTGGGATTTCTTAGTTGAAACCTTGAAAAACATTCCAATAAAATAA
- a CDS encoding nicotinate phosphoribosyltransferase, translating into MNTLTENSGLYTDYYELTMAQGYFLSGKKDEKTVFDYYYRTNPYDGGYLVFAGLQDLLEILKTFNYSKENIDFLRKTGLKDEFLEYLKEFKFSATVFSMKEGEIVFPNEPLVRVEGNIIEAQLIETLLLNYLNFQSLIATKACRIRDVIGDKDFTDFGLRRAQGLGGIHASRAAVIGGANTTSNVYSAFNYDIPVTGTQAHSWVQSFDYELEAFRSYAAINPDSTVLLVDTYNTLKSGMPNAIIVAKELEAEGHKMIGIRLDSGDLAYLSRKARKMLDDAGLDYVKIIASNQLNEYVIKSLNDQGAQIDGYGIGTELVTGKDAGALDGVYKLVQIKGIPRLKISENIEKITMPGKKKVMRYFDEDGMFFRDGILLENEESTNRLFHPFHSHKHTYVTDYKCEELMSKVMENGEILIESQSPVEINAYVRKRFAQLPDGHKRFISPHIYKVGFSENILGVRDHILMDIRSKIGG; encoded by the coding sequence ATGAACACATTAACAGAAAATTCAGGTTTATATACTGATTATTATGAGCTAACCATGGCTCAGGGATATTTTTTAAGTGGTAAAAAAGATGAAAAAACCGTCTTTGATTACTATTACAGAACCAATCCGTATGATGGTGGTTACCTCGTTTTTGCAGGATTACAAGACCTGCTTGAAATATTAAAAACTTTTAATTACAGTAAAGAGAATATTGATTTTTTGAGGAAAACAGGATTGAAAGATGAATTTCTGGAGTATCTAAAGGAGTTTAAATTTTCGGCTACTGTTTTTAGTATGAAAGAAGGGGAAATTGTATTTCCAAACGAACCTTTGGTAAGGGTTGAAGGAAATATCATTGAAGCTCAATTAATTGAGACCTTACTTTTAAATTATTTGAATTTTCAATCGCTAATTGCTACCAAAGCTTGCCGAATAAGAGATGTGATAGGTGATAAGGACTTTACTGATTTTGGATTACGCAGAGCTCAGGGCTTGGGCGGAATACATGCGAGTCGTGCTGCTGTTATAGGAGGGGCAAATACAACCTCGAATGTTTACAGTGCATTTAATTACGATATTCCGGTTACAGGAACGCAGGCTCATTCCTGGGTTCAGAGTTTTGATTATGAGTTGGAGGCATTTCGTAGTTATGCTGCTATTAATCCCGATTCAACGGTATTGCTGGTTGATACCTACAACACACTTAAATCGGGTATGCCTAATGCAATAATTGTTGCAAAGGAATTGGAAGCCGAAGGACATAAAATGATTGGTATCCGTTTGGATAGTGGTGATTTAGCCTATTTAAGTAGAAAGGCAAGAAAAATGCTTGATGATGCTGGTTTGGATTATGTGAAAATTATTGCATCAAATCAGTTGAATGAGTACGTAATTAAAAGTTTGAACGATCAGGGAGCACAGATTGATGGTTATGGGATTGGTACGGAATTGGTTACGGGGAAAGATGCCGGAGCTCTTGATGGTGTTTATAAATTAGTTCAGATTAAGGGGATTCCAAGATTGAAAATATCCGAGAACATTGAAAAAATAACCATGCCTGGAAAGAAAAAGGTAATGCGTTATTTCGATGAGGACGGAATGTTTTTTAGAGATGGGATTCTTTTAGAGAATGAAGAATCAACCAATCGTCTGTTTCATCCTTTTCATAGCCATAAGCACACTTACGTAACGGATTATAAGTGTGAAGAATTAATGAGTAAGGTGATGGAAAATGGAGAGATATTAATTGAAAGCCAATCTCCGGTTGAAATAAATGCCTATGTAAGGAAACGCTTTGCACAGTTGCCTGATGGACACAAACGATTTATTAGTCCGCACATATACAAGGTTGGATTCTCTGAAAACATCTTGGGTGTGAGAGATCATATTTTAATGGATATTCGATCAAAAATAGGAGGATAA
- a CDS encoding MFS transporter gives MTETLKRTLRDSSAMRWAMLILLSGLTFSTYWFQDFFSGLKGLMGSEMGFSSEEFGRILALTTIANMFGMIIIGGIMLDKWGIRVAGIVFGGIAVLGGAISALAASGFFGSDHGSMLNMIIVGRILFGSGLEVVCVVATRTIVKWFKGYDLALAMAINMGFGRLGSAMGTALSLDIGGGHVSPAVTFAATLIGLALIMFLIYTVFDIKLDKQEKAISDKSGEVCDPEEDFKFSDLITLIKNKSFLYIALLCVTFYAAIFPFMQYAPDLLINKFGFTQNLPQAGEVILWGSKAIGASSIYLIFFLFAILFAVVPNNFENKKTRFLFKSGALIAFCFYLFVMKDILAIWLDNGAKTASLIPLGTIIFTPIFGNYVDKKGKAASLMILGSLLLIFAHISLSILDNVYIAYFGLLSLGVAFSLVPAAMWPSVAKIVAENRLGTAYATMFTLQNWGLFLFFWGIGALLDFVNQGIPEGQPKDYTIPILVLVGCGFISIFLSFLLKKADRKQNYGLELPSNSN, from the coding sequence ATGACAGAAACATTAAAAAGAACGTTGCGCGATTCATCGGCAATGCGTTGGGCAATGTTAATTCTCCTTTCCGGACTAACTTTTAGTACCTACTGGTTTCAGGATTTCTTCTCTGGCTTAAAAGGCCTTATGGGATCGGAAATGGGATTTTCCAGTGAAGAATTTGGTCGAATTCTTGCATTAACCACTATTGCCAACATGTTTGGTATGATCATCATTGGTGGTATCATGCTCGACAAATGGGGCATTCGTGTTGCTGGTATTGTATTTGGTGGAATTGCCGTTTTAGGTGGTGCCATTTCAGCACTAGCTGCTTCCGGTTTTTTTGGATCCGATCACGGCAGCATGCTAAACATGATTATTGTAGGTCGTATACTTTTTGGTTCTGGTCTTGAAGTTGTATGTGTTGTTGCTACAAGAACCATTGTAAAATGGTTTAAAGGATACGATCTGGCACTTGCCATGGCTATCAATATGGGATTTGGTCGATTAGGTAGTGCTATGGGTACTGCACTTTCGTTAGATATTGGAGGAGGACATGTTTCTCCTGCTGTTACTTTCGCAGCAACTCTTATTGGCTTAGCTCTTATCATGTTTCTAATTTATACCGTATTTGATATCAAGTTGGACAAACAAGAAAAAGCAATTAGTGATAAAAGTGGTGAAGTTTGTGATCCTGAAGAAGATTTTAAATTCTCAGATTTAATTACCTTAATCAAGAACAAATCATTTTTATACATTGCTCTTCTTTGTGTAACTTTTTATGCTGCTATTTTCCCATTTATGCAATATGCACCAGATTTGTTAATTAATAAATTTGGATTTACTCAAAACCTTCCTCAGGCAGGAGAAGTTATTTTATGGGGAAGCAAAGCAATTGGAGCCTCAAGTATTTATCTTATTTTCTTCTTATTTGCAATTCTTTTTGCTGTTGTACCTAATAACTTTGAAAATAAAAAAACCAGATTCTTGTTTAAATCCGGAGCATTAATCGCTTTCTGTTTCTATCTGTTTGTGATGAAAGATATTTTAGCGATTTGGTTAGATAATGGTGCTAAAACAGCAAGTTTAATTCCTCTCGGAACAATTATATTCACTCCTATTTTCGGTAATTATGTCGATAAAAAAGGAAAAGCAGCATCCTTAATGATTCTTGGATCATTACTTCTTATTTTTGCTCATATCTCTTTATCGATATTAGATAATGTATATATAGCTTATTTTGGATTATTAAGCCTGGGAGTTGCATTCTCTTTAGTACCTGCCGCCATGTGGCCTTCAGTTGCTAAAATTGTTGCAGAAAACAGATTAGGGACAGCATACGCTACAATGTTTACGCTGCAAAATTGGGGATTATTCTTATTCTTTTGGGGAATTGGAGCCTTACTGGATTTTGTTAATCAAGGCATCCCTGAAGGACAACCAAAAGACTACACAATTCCAATTTTGGTATTGGTCGGCTGTGGGTTTATTTCAATTTTCTTATCATTCTTACTGAAAAAGGCTGATCGAAAACAAAATTATGGATTGGAGTTGCCATCAAATAGTAATTAA
- a CDS encoding DUF4097 family beta strand repeat-containing protein, producing the protein MKTQNLIKRNLLLLVLFLFSLNSFSQTVFADEKESYDGVKKIVVEGKFCDVTLKGENREDVKFEGIIKGLSTKENSYKINHRLEGSTLRVWIESPRTTWGNIDGSLKFLVPSQMELDVENSSGDVYCENISSDYTKISASSGDVNVKMLRSDLDVLTSSGEITLYEMEGDLTAKSSSGNQEYNKVTGNVNCIATSGDLELENVIGAISSRTSSGNQEFDTVEGQIKSISSSGNVGILNSKIILNLTSSSGNLRGQGLVLLGDSYFKATSGDISMMLLNDFEQLSFDLSASSGSLRAGNRKGDDNLYLKSGEIWVHGKTSSGNQTFK; encoded by the coding sequence ATGAAAACTCAAAATTTAATTAAAAGGAACCTTTTACTTCTGGTCTTGTTTCTCTTTTCTCTTAATAGCTTTTCTCAAACAGTCTTCGCTGATGAAAAGGAAAGCTATGATGGGGTGAAAAAAATTGTTGTTGAAGGGAAATTTTGTGATGTTACATTAAAAGGTGAAAATCGTGAGGATGTAAAATTTGAGGGGATTATAAAAGGTCTATCTACAAAAGAAAACTCTTATAAAATCAACCACCGATTGGAAGGAAGTACCTTGAGAGTTTGGATAGAATCACCAAGAACTACTTGGGGGAATATTGATGGATCGTTGAAATTTTTAGTTCCATCACAAATGGAGCTTGATGTGGAGAATTCTTCTGGTGATGTTTATTGTGAGAATATTTCTTCAGATTATACTAAAATCAGTGCTTCTTCAGGCGATGTGAATGTGAAAATGCTACGTTCCGATCTTGATGTTCTAACCAGTTCTGGTGAAATTACTCTGTATGAAATGGAAGGAGATTTAACAGCTAAATCCAGTTCAGGGAATCAAGAGTATAATAAAGTGACTGGGAACGTTAATTGTATTGCTACCTCAGGCGATTTGGAATTGGAGAATGTAATTGGAGCCATTTCTTCGCGAACATCTTCAGGTAATCAGGAATTTGATACTGTTGAAGGTCAAATTAAAAGTATTTCATCATCGGGTAATGTTGGGATTCTAAATTCAAAAATAATTTTAAATCTAACAAGTAGTTCTGGTAATTTGCGGGGACAAGGATTGGTTTTGTTGGGCGATTCTTATTTTAAAGCTACTTCAGGTGATATAAGTATGATGTTGTTAAATGATTTTGAGCAGTTGAGTTTTGATCTTTCAGCATCATCGGGATCGCTTAGAGCGGGTAACCGTAAAGGAGATGATAATCTGTACCTCAAGAGCGGAGAAATATGGGTACACGGCAAAACGAGCTCAGGGAATCAAACATTTAAATAA
- a CDS encoding alanine racemase has protein sequence MKNLDSQIIRPTLLLDKAKCITNIETMLAKAQRSNTRLRPHFKTHQSAQIGEWFKERGVDAIAVSSMKMAEYFANNGWKDITVAIPINVREIGLINVLASKTQLNLVVESREAILFLQSELEHAVGIFLKVDTGNKRSGIPAEATGSIRLLVDLMKESDKLNCKGFLAHTGHNYQAKDQAEIHKNHSKTLLALNELKDIFRKEIPEIEVSLGDTPACSISEEFYGIDEIRPGNFVFYDIMQYVLGSCDEDQIAVAMACPIIARNIDRNELVIHGGGVHFSKEYLEADDEGTKLYGSIVRITENGWSGILGGGYLASLSQEHGIIRCSVELFDEFVVGDLIGILPVHSCMTANLMGRLMTTEGEWIETMNSKQ, from the coding sequence ATGAAAAATTTAGATTCCCAAATAATTCGTCCAACACTTTTGCTTGATAAAGCTAAATGTATAACTAATATTGAAACGATGCTGGCTAAGGCTCAGCGTTCAAATACTCGTTTACGACCTCATTTTAAAACGCATCAATCGGCTCAGATTGGTGAATGGTTTAAGGAAAGAGGAGTAGATGCGATTGCTGTTTCATCTATGAAAATGGCGGAATATTTTGCGAATAATGGATGGAAAGATATAACAGTTGCCATTCCTATAAATGTACGCGAAATTGGTCTGATTAATGTGTTAGCGTCTAAAACTCAACTGAATTTAGTTGTTGAGTCTCGAGAAGCTATTCTGTTCTTGCAATCAGAACTAGAGCATGCTGTAGGTATATTTCTTAAAGTAGATACAGGCAATAAGCGTTCAGGTATTCCTGCAGAAGCAACTGGTTCTATTCGTTTGTTAGTGGATTTGATGAAGGAATCCGACAAGTTAAATTGCAAAGGATTTCTGGCTCATACCGGGCATAATTATCAAGCAAAAGATCAGGCGGAAATACATAAAAATCATAGTAAGACATTGCTGGCTTTAAATGAGTTAAAAGATATTTTTCGTAAAGAGATTCCTGAAATTGAAGTGTCACTTGGTGATACACCAGCTTGCAGTATTAGCGAAGAATTTTATGGGATTGATGAAATTCGTCCGGGCAATTTTGTTTTTTATGATATTATGCAATATGTATTAGGTTCATGTGATGAGGATCAAATAGCAGTAGCTATGGCATGCCCGATTATTGCAAGGAATATTGATCGCAACGAATTGGTGATTCATGGTGGTGGCGTTCATTTTTCTAAAGAGTATTTAGAAGCAGATGATGAAGGAACTAAACTATATGGTAGTATTGTTCGCATTACTGAAAATGGATGGAGTGGGATTTTAGGTGGAGGATATTTAGCAAGCCTGTCACAAGAGCATGGAATTATTCGCTGCAGCGTTGAATTATTCGATGAGTTTGTAGTTGGAGATCTAATCGGAATCTTGCCGGTGCATTCGTGCATGACTGCTAATTTAATGGGGAGATTGATGACCACAGAAGGGGAATGGATTGAAACAATGAACAGTAAACAGTGA
- a CDS encoding DUF2062 domain-containing protein, producing MNYQKVLQRFKLDKIKKSIVAEITCADNSNGVIAASLALGIFIAFSPAWGFQTVLAISLALLLKLNKVLALITVNISSIPPLIPLIIIAGYQTGALVLHGEFQKEVPDLMNLSTLGENYLQFALGSLVFAIMIGVIFYLVISLILGRYRKL from the coding sequence ATGAATTATCAGAAGGTGTTGCAACGATTCAAGTTAGACAAAATAAAAAAATCCATTGTAGCCGAGATTACTTGTGCTGACAATTCTAATGGAGTAATTGCAGCATCTTTGGCATTGGGAATATTTATTGCCTTTTCTCCGGCTTGGGGCTTTCAAACAGTACTTGCAATATCCTTGGCTTTGCTTTTGAAATTAAACAAAGTGCTTGCTTTGATTACTGTTAATATTAGTAGTATCCCTCCTTTAATTCCTCTAATTATAATTGCAGGTTATCAGACAGGTGCACTTGTTTTGCATGGTGAATTCCAGAAGGAAGTGCCGGATTTGATGAACCTAAGTACTTTGGGTGAAAATTATTTGCAATTTGCCTTGGGTTCGTTGGTGTTTGCAATAATGATTGGTGTAATTTTCTATTTGGTGATTTCTCTGATTTTAGGAAGATATCGGAAGTTGTAA
- a CDS encoding MFS transporter — MNTNTVKKSLKDSVITRWAMLLLVGFVLAANYYFYDALSPLKSTLTKEFGFSNTDFGLFLSVYSIPNVFLLMAVFGGIILDKLGIRRTGFMFVAFMAFGALVTAYGASDMYSNNGVGYAFMSSIFPGYSPELKMMLLGRFLFGLGAETSIVVISKIIVKWFKGKELALAFGVKLGLARIGSALAFYLSPILIKSETGWTTAIWFAAFFVTSSLLVFIIYMMFDLKLDKQVKPDNSVSESNEFHISDITDLLKNRSFIYVTLLCLTFYSAVFPFFSFSADFFLNKFNLTLEQSGKISLLMPLGTVIFTPLFGFLVDKYGKAATLMIYGSLILTMVHLAFAFTTLSPYVLMVVLGIAFSLVPASMWPSVAKMVDEKRIGTAYGFMFSVQNLGLWAFPLLTGVILDYTNVEGVKPIDYTYSMVMFASLGILGFIFALLLKREDKLSGYGLNLPSNSK; from the coding sequence ATGAACACAAATACAGTAAAAAAATCGCTGAAAGATTCGGTGATAACTCGTTGGGCAATGTTGCTGCTGGTTGGCTTTGTTCTTGCGGCCAACTACTACTTTTACGATGCTCTTTCACCACTAAAATCAACTCTAACTAAAGAATTCGGATTCAGCAACACCGATTTTGGCTTGTTTCTCTCTGTTTACTCGATACCGAATGTGTTCTTATTAATGGCTGTTTTCGGAGGAATAATTCTGGATAAACTCGGTATTCGACGTACAGGATTCATGTTTGTAGCCTTTATGGCTTTTGGAGCACTGGTTACAGCTTATGGTGCCAGTGATATGTATAGCAATAATGGCGTTGGATATGCATTTATGTCTTCCATTTTTCCTGGATATTCTCCTGAACTTAAAATGATGCTTCTGGGAAGATTCCTATTTGGTTTGGGTGCTGAAACTAGTATTGTCGTAATCAGTAAAATCATTGTAAAATGGTTCAAAGGAAAAGAATTAGCCCTAGCTTTTGGAGTAAAATTAGGCCTTGCAAGAATAGGATCAGCATTAGCCTTTTATTTATCTCCTATTCTAATAAAATCAGAAACTGGATGGACGACCGCAATTTGGTTTGCAGCATTCTTTGTAACATCATCATTGTTAGTGTTCATTATTTACATGATGTTCGACTTAAAACTTGATAAGCAGGTAAAACCGGACAATTCCGTTTCGGAAAGTAATGAATTTCATATTTCGGATATCACTGATTTACTCAAAAATCGTTCATTCATTTACGTAACACTTTTGTGTTTAACTTTTTATTCTGCCGTATTTCCTTTTTTCTCATTTTCCGCAGATTTCTTCCTCAATAAATTTAATTTAACACTAGAACAAAGTGGTAAAATCTCATTATTAATGCCTCTAGGGACAGTAATATTCACACCACTATTTGGGTTCTTGGTAGATAAATATGGTAAAGCTGCTACTTTGATGATATATGGTTCTTTAATTTTAACAATGGTTCATCTAGCATTTGCCTTTACAACATTATCTCCATACGTATTAATGGTTGTTCTAGGTATTGCCTTTTCATTAGTTCCAGCATCCATGTGGCCATCTGTTGCTAAAATGGTCGATGAAAAAAGAATAGGAACAGCTTACGGATTTATGTTTTCAGTTCAGAACCTTGGATTATGGGCATTTCCTCTTTTAACAGGAGTCATTCTAGATTATACTAATGTAGAAGGCGTAAAACCAATAGACTACACGTACTCAATGGTAATGTTTGCTAGTTTAGGAATTTTAGGATTTATTTTCGCTCTTTTGCTTAAAAGGGAAGATAAACTATCAGGATATGGATTGAATTTACCCTCCAATAGTAAATAA
- a CDS encoding MFS transporter, with translation MTEAIRQSLRDSKAARWGALGIISITMFAGYYLTDVMSPLKPMLESEFGWSSTTYGIFTSAYGWFNVFLLMLIFGGIILDRMGARFTGLMSSGIMVVGAAIKFWAISNPTLITDTTFGIHTQVFYASIGFAIFAIGVEIAGITVSKIIVKWFKGYEMAFAMGMQMAVARLGTMLALAAPVPLAMYFSSVHTVVENGQLIEKMSPSISAPIAFALVLLVIGFIAFFIYMSMDKKLELSETDPNAEAVKPMSMNELWSSIFSDLRQIIGNKGFWLIAILCVLFYSSVFPFIKYAADLMVNKYGLSQSTAGMIPSLLPLGTLFLTPIFGGIYDKKGKGATIMIIGAVLILLVHTIFSLPILNYWYVAVVLTIVLGIALSLVPSAMWPSVPKIIPENQLGTAFSLIFWIQNWGLMGVPLLIGYVLDKSNPEVVIAKAAGTEIPLYDYTNPMMIFAGLGALAIFVGFLLKREDRIKGYGLQLPNIQK, from the coding sequence ATGACTGAAGCAATAAGACAAAGCCTTCGAGACTCGAAAGCAGCAAGATGGGGAGCATTAGGAATAATTTCTATCACCATGTTTGCTGGTTATTATTTAACAGATGTAATGTCTCCTTTAAAACCGATGCTCGAATCTGAGTTTGGATGGTCAAGTACAACCTATGGAATTTTCACAAGCGCCTACGGGTGGTTTAATGTATTCCTACTAATGCTTATTTTTGGAGGAATTATCCTCGATAGAATGGGTGCTCGTTTCACAGGCTTAATGTCTTCAGGTATAATGGTTGTGGGAGCTGCAATTAAGTTTTGGGCAATTTCAAACCCGACTTTAATTACCGACACAACCTTTGGTATTCATACTCAAGTATTTTACGCATCTATAGGATTCGCAATTTTTGCTATTGGAGTTGAGATTGCTGGAATCACGGTTTCTAAAATTATCGTTAAGTGGTTTAAGGGCTACGAGATGGCATTTGCAATGGGTATGCAAATGGCTGTTGCTCGATTAGGAACGATGCTAGCTTTGGCTGCTCCTGTGCCGTTGGCAATGTATTTTTCAAGCGTTCATACAGTTGTTGAAAATGGACAATTAATTGAAAAAATGTCACCAAGTATTTCTGCACCTATTGCTTTTGCATTGGTGCTATTGGTTATTGGTTTCATTGCATTCTTCATCTATATGTCTATGGATAAAAAATTAGAATTGTCGGAAACTGATCCTAATGCAGAAGCTGTGAAGCCAATGTCGATGAATGAATTATGGTCAAGTATATTCTCAGATTTACGACAAATAATAGGAAATAAAGGCTTTTGGTTAATCGCTATTTTATGTGTTTTATTTTACTCATCGGTTTTCCCATTTATAAAATATGCAGCAGACTTAATGGTTAATAAATATGGCTTATCTCAAAGTACTGCAGGTATGATACCAAGTTTATTGCCTTTAGGAACATTATTCTTAACGCCTATTTTCGGTGGTATTTACGACAAAAAAGGAAAAGGAGCAACTATCATGATCATTGGTGCTGTATTAATTTTATTAGTACATACCATATTCTCTTTACCAATCTTGAACTACTGGTATGTAGCTGTTGTTTTAACTATTGTATTAGGAATTGCATTATCTCTTGTGCCATCAGCAATGTGGCCTTCAGTACCAAAGATTATTCCTGAAAATCAATTGGGAACAGCTTTTTCTTTAATTTTCTGGATTCAGAATTGGGGATTAATGGGAGTACCTTTATTAATAGGATATGTATTGGATAAATCAAATCCTGAAGTTGTTATTGCAAAGGCAGCAGGAACAGAAATACCTCTTTACGATTACACGAACCCAATGATGATTTTTGCAGGCTTAGGAGCTTTAGCAATTTTTGTTGGTTTCTTATTGAAACGTGAAGATAGAATTAAAGGATACGGACTTCAATTACCAAATATTCAGAAGTAA